From the Solanum pennellii chromosome 4, SPENNV200 genome, one window contains:
- the LOC107017886 gene encoding trihelix transcription factor GT-2-like, with the protein MMLGVSGLVSSEGGGDNPESGGGAGSGGSSEIGLGGGSGGGGGGFMTEDGERNSGGNRWPRQETIALLKIRSEMDVIFRDSSLKGPLWEEVSRKMADLGFHRSSKKCKEKFENVYKYHKRTKDGRASKADGKNYRFFEQLEALENITSHHSLMPPSSNTRPPPPPLEATPINMAMPMASSNVQVTASQGTIPHHVTISSAPPPPNSLFAPSHQNAPSSSPVPLPPPPSQQPSPQPAVNPINNIPQQVNASAMSYSTSSSTSSDEDIQRRHKKKRKWKDYFEKFTKDVINKQEESHRRFLEKLEKREHDRMVREEAWKVQEMARMNREHDLLVQERAMAAAKDAAVISFLQKITEQQNIQIPNSINVGPPSAQVQIQLPENPLSAPVPTQIQPTTVTAAPPQPAPAPVPVSLPVTIPAPVPALIPSLSLPLTPPVPSKNMELVPKSDNGGDSYSPASSSRWPKAEVEALIKLRTNLDVKYQENGPKGPLWEEISSGMKKIGYNRNAKRCKEKWENINKYFKKVKESNKKRPEDSKTCPYFHQLDALYKEKAKNPETASLTSSFNPSFALNPDNNQMAPIMARPEQQWPLPQHHESTTRIDHENESDNMDEDDHDDDDDEDDEDENNAYEIVANKQQSSMAAANTTTSTATTTV; encoded by the exons ATGATGCTGGGTGTTTCCGGCTTAGTAAGTAGTGAAGGTGGTGGTGATAATCCAGAAAGCGGTGGAGGAGCTGGAAGCGGAGGGAGTAGTGAGATTGGATTAGGCGGTGGAAGTGGCGGCGGTGGCGGTGGATTCATGACGGAAGATGGAGAAAGAAATTCAGGTGGAAATAGATGGCCAAGACAAGAAACAATTGCTTTGCTGAAAATAAGGTCTGAAATGGATGTTATTTTTAGAGACTCAAGTCTTAAAGGACCTTTATGGGAAGAAGTTTCCAG GAAAATGGCAGACCTTGGGTTTCACAGAAGTTCCAAGAAATGCAAGGAGAAGTTCGAAAATGTATACAAATATCACAAGAGAACCAAGGATGGCCGAGCTTCGAAAGCGGATGGAAAGAATTATAGGTTTTTCGAGCAATTGGAAGccttggagaacattacatctCATCATTCTCTAATGCCACCGTCGTCTAATACGCGTCCTCCACCCCCTCCATTGGAAGCTACTCCAATAAATATGGCTATGCCAATGGCATCATCAAATGTACAAGTCACGGCTTCACAAGGTACTATTCCTCATCATGTTACTATTTCATCAGCACCACCGCCACCAAATAGCCTTTTTGCTCCTTCTCATCAAAATGCTCCGTCAAGTTCCCCCGTGCCACTACCACCACCGCCATCACAACAACCATCACCGCAGCCAGCTGTCAATCCGATTAATAATATTCCTCAACAAGTGAACGCTTCAGCAATGTCGTATTCAACTTCTTCGTCTACTTCCTCGGATGAGGATATACAAAGAAGGCATAAGAAGAAGAGGAAATGGAAGGATTATTTTGAGAAGTTCACCAAGGATGTGATTAATAAGCAGGAGGAATCGCACAGGAGGTTCTTGGAGAAGCTTGAGAAGAGGGAACATGATCGGATGGTTCGAGAAGAAGCATGGAAAGTACAGGAAATGGCAAGGATGAATAGGGAGCATGATCTTTTAGTTCAAGAAAGAGCAATGGCGGCAGCCAAGGATGCAGCTGTTATTTCTTTTCTACAGAAGATAACTGAACAGCAAAACATCCAAATTCCAAATAGTATCAACGTTGGCCCTCCATCAGCACAAGTACAAATACAATTGCCTGAAAACCCACTATCCGCGCCTGTACCAACACAAATACAACCGACGACTGTTACAGCAGCACCACCTCAACCAGCACCAGCACCGGTCCCAGTATCGTTGCCAGTAACAATACCAGCTCCAGTACCAGCATTAATACCATCATTGTCGCTACCACTGACACCACCAGTGCCATCCAAGAACATGGAGTTAGTACCAAAAAGCGATAACGGAGGTGATAGTTACAGTCCAGCAAGCTCTTCAAGGTGGCCAAAAGCAGAAGTTGAAGCATTGATTAAACTTCGTACAAATTTAGATGTCAAATACCAAGAAAACGGACCTAAAGGTCCACTTTGGGAAGAGATATCATCTGGAATGAAGAAAATTGGATACAATCGGAATGCAAAGAGATGCAAAGAAAAATGGGAAAACATCAACAAATACTTCAAGAAGGTGAAAGAGAGCAACAAAAAACGACCCGAAGATTCCAAAACTTGCCCATATTTCCACCAGCTCGACGCATTGTACAAGGAGAAAGCCAAAAACCCCGAAACAGCTTCTTTAACATCTTCGTTCAATCCTTCATTCGCTTTAAACCCCGATAACAACCAAATGGCTCCCATCATGGCTCGTCCAGAACAACAATGGCCACTTCCACAACACCATGAAAGCACCACCCGAATCGACCACGAAAACGAGAGCGACAACATGGATGAAGATGATcacgatgatgacgacgatgaagATGACGAGGACGAAAACAATGCTTATGAGATAGTAGCAAACAAGCAACAATCCTCAATGGCGGCCGCAAACACCACTACCAGCACCGCAACAACAACAGTTTGA